One genomic window of Monodelphis domestica isolate mMonDom1 chromosome 1, mMonDom1.pri, whole genome shotgun sequence includes the following:
- the EDC4 gene encoding enhancer of mRNA-decapping protein 4 isoform X2 — MASSCTSIDIEDATQHLRDILKLDRPPGGSGTESQRTSSSYNGDLNGLLVPDPLSSGDGTVLAKPSHRLAPLASLEEKQVICLSGDDSSTCIGISAKEVEIVASSDSNISSKARGSNKVKIQPVAKYDWEQKYYYGNLIAVSNSFLAYAIRGASNGSAMVRVISVSTAERTLLKGFTGSVADLAFAHLNSPQLACLDESGSLFVWRLAMENNKIQEEIVVNIKRSEGTPLNHFRRIIWCPYIPEENEESSEEGSQTLALLHEDRAEVWDLDILRANNSSWPVDVSHVKEGFIVVKGHSTCLSEGALSPDGTVLATASHDGFVKFWQIYIEGQDEPRCLHEWKPHDGRPLSCLLFCDNHKKQDPEVPFWRFLITGADQNRELKMWCTVSWTCLQTIRFCPDMFSSVSVLPSLKACLDLSAEYLILSDVQRKVLYVMELLQNQEEGRAYFSSISEFLLTHPVLSFGIQVVSRCRLRHTEVLPAEEEGDSLSTEGSHGAGTVESAAGVLIKLFCVHTKALQDVQIRFQPQQSPDVVAPLPSHSSREDFGFGEHLPELNSESLASGQGSGQGSQPDLRRIADLPVPSDFLSLTNEAKPKLMTPDAFMTPSASLQQITVSPGSSGSSLTAVTALNTTSATDTTMPRPPEELTLSPKLQLDSSLTLSSSSSSLQASPRGHSVLIPGLSDKLATKGPSQVPQGNPSLSLELQEVEPLVVPQASPTRARSPDVISSASTALSQDIPEIASEALSRGFGTTAPEGLEPDSMASAASALHLLSPRPRPGPEHGPQHSLDGSPGEGERRSTPSLLETALSQETGASDSKAWPAAPDITRETRNSLADSPRDDVQEKHKGSSYHRHAYHLLQQDSQDASAEQSDHDDEVASLASTSGGFVAKATAPRLPVKDWKTKGSPRASPKLKRKGKKDDGDLAQGPRLVEHQAAEPPEEWLAVVRGQQRELAELRQSHAELLQRLTDQLDSVQSSVMGHMERVLESRQEHEQRRLERALAEGQQRSGQLQEHLSQQLSQALSSAVAGRLERTVREEMKKTVPQCVSKSLEPVTSQLSGTVSAKLTAVEGTLKENVTKLVKSKNLTDTIARAAADTLQGPMQAAYREAFQSIVLPTFEKSCQAMFQQINDSFKLGTQEYLQQLENHMKSRKAREQEAREPVLAQLRGLVGTLQSATEQMAATVSSSVRAEVQHQLHIAVSNMQESILSQVQRIIKGEVSLAMKEQQAAVTSSIMQAMRSAAGTPIPAAHLDCQAQQAHILQMLQQGHLNQAFQQALTAADLNLVLFVCETVDPQQVFGQPPCPLSQPVLLSLIQQLSSDLGTRTELKFSYLEEAVMHLDHSDPITRDHMGSVMAQVRQKLFQFLQAEPHNSLSKAARRLTIMLQGLAVPGLN; from the exons ATGGCCTCGTCCTGCACCAGTATCGACATCGAGGACGCCACGCAGCATCTGCGGGACATCCTAAAGCTGGACCGTCCGCCTGGAG GCTCAGGCACAGAGAGCCAGCGAACATCCAGCTCCTATAATGGAGATCTGAATGGACTTCTGGTGCCAGACCCCCTTTCTTCTGGTGATGGAACTGTGCTGGCCAAGCCGAGTCACAGGCTAGCACCCTTGGCCAGCCTAGAGGAGAAGCAGGTCAT TTGCCTTTCTGGAGATGATAGCTCAACTTGCATTGGGATCTCAGCAAAAGAGGTGGAAATAGTGGCTAGCAGTGACTCTAACATCTCAAGCAAGGCTCGAGGGAGCAACAAG GTAAAAATCCAGCCAGTGGCCAAGTATGACTGGGAACAGAAATATTATTATGGCAACCTGATCGCTGTGTCTAATTCCTTCTTGGCATATGCCATCCGAG GTGCCAGCAATGGCTCAGCCATGGTGCGGGTGATCAGTGTCAGCACAGCAGAACGCACACTGCTGAAGGGCTTCACAGGAAGTGTGGCCGACTTAGCCTTCGCTCACCTCAACTCCCCCCAGTTGGCCTGCCTGGATGAATCTGGCAGCCTTTTTGTGTGGCGCCTGGCCATGGAGAACAACAAGATTCA AGAGGAGATTGTGGTGAACATTAAACGTTCAGAGGGCACACCATTGAATCACTTCCGAAGGATCATCTGGTGTCCTTATATCccggaggaaaatgaggaaagcaGTGAGGAGGGCAGCCAGACTCTGGCCCTGCTGCATGAAGACAGG gCTGAGGTGTGGGACCTGGACATTCTCCGAGCCAACAATAGCTCCTGGCCTGTGGATGTCAGCCAtgtcaaggaaggcttcatagTGGTTAAGGGCCATAGCACG TGCCTGAGTGAAGGAGCTCTCTCCCCTGATGGGACTGTTCTAGCCACTGCAAGTCATGATGGCTTTGTCAAGTTCTGGCAAATCTATATAGAGGGCCAAGATGAGCCAAG GTGTCTCCATGAATGGAAGCCTCATGATGGCAGGCccctctcctgccttcttttctgtGACAACCACAAGAAACAAGACCCTGA AGTCCCCTTCTGGAGGTTCCTCATCACAGGAGCTGACCAAAACAGGGAACTGAAGATGTGGTGTACAGTATCATGGACCTGCTTGCAGACCATCCG CTTTTGTCCAGATATGTTTAGTTCAGTGAGTGTGCTTCCCAGTCTCAAGGCCTGTCTGGATCTTTCGGCTGAATACCTTATCCTCAGTGATGTGCAGAGAAAG GTGCTGTATGTGATGGAGCTGCTGCAAAACCAGGAAGAGGGCAGAGCTTACTTCAGTTCTATTTCTGAGTTCCTGCTTACCCACCCTGTGCTGAGCTTTGGAATTCAGGTTGTGAGCCGCTGTCGGCTTCGGCACACGGAGGTTCTCCCAGCTGAGGAGGAGGGGGACAGCTTGAGCACAG AGGGCTCCCATGGTGCTGGCACAGTGGAGTCAGCAGCTGGTGTACTTATCAAGCTCTTCTGTGTCCACACCAA GGCCCTGCAGGATGTTCAGATTCGCTTCCAGCCCCAGCAAAGCCCTGATGTGGTAGCCCCACTCCCTTCTCACTCATCCCGGGAAGATTTTG GATTTGGCGAGCACCTGCCAGAATTGAACTCGGAAAGTCTGGCCTCTGGCCAGGGTTCTGGCCAGGGCTCTCAGCCTGACCTTCGGCGAATTGCTGACCTGCCTGTCCCTTCGGACTTTCTCAGCTTGACTAATGAGGCCAAGCCCAAGCTCATGACTCCTGATGCCTTCATGACCCCGAGCGCCTCTCTGCAGCAG ATTACAGTGTCCCCAGGAAGCAGTGGGAGCTCTTTAACAGCTGTGACAGCCTTGAATACCACCTCAGCCACAGATACAACCATGCCTAG GCCACCTGAGGAGCTGACCCTGAGCCCCAAGCTGCAGCTAGACAGCAGTCTGACCctgagcagcagcagtagcagcctTCAGGCTAGTCCCCGCGGCCACAGCGTCCTCATCCCAGGCCTCTCTGATAAACTAGCCACTAAGGGGCCCAGCCAG GTCCCACAAGGGAACCCATCACTGTCCCTGGAGCTGCAGGAGGTAGAGCCCTTGGTGGTGCCACAGGCCTCTCCGACCCGGGCCCGCTCCCCCGACGTCATCTCCTCAGCCTCCACAGCCCTGTCCCAGGACATCCCTGAGATTGCCTCAGAGGCTCTATCCCGAGGCTTTGGCACCACTGCTCCTGAGGGCCTTGAGCCTGACAGCATGGCATCTGCCGCCTCGGCCCTCCACCTGCTATCCCCCCGACCCCGGCCTGGCCCTGAACATGGCCCCCAGCACAGTCTGGATGGGAGtcctggggagggggagaggcgGAGCACACCTTCCCTACTGGAGACGGCGCTGAGCCAGGAGACTGGTGCTTCTGACAGTAAGGCCTGGCCTGCTGCACCTGATATCACCCGGGAAACCCGCAACAGCCTGGCTGACAG TCCCAGGGATGATGTTCAGGAGAAACACAAGGGCTCTTCCTACCACCGGCACGCCTACCATCTGCTACAACAAGATAGTCAGGATGCCAGCGCTGAGCAGAG TGACCACGATGATGAGGTGGCCAGCTTGGCCTCAACCTCAGGTGGCTTTGTTGCCAAAGCAACAGCCCCACGACTGCCAGTGAAGGACTGGAAAACCAAGGGGTCTCCCAGGGCCTCACCCAAGCTGAAGAGAAAGGGCAAGAAGGATGATGG AGATTTGGCCCAGGGTCCCCGACTAGTAGAACACCAG GCAGCAGAACCTCCTGAAGAATGGCTGGCTGTGGTTCGAGGACAGCAGCGGGAGCTTGCCGAGCTCCGACAGAGTCATGCAGAGCTACTGCAGCGGCTAACAGACCAGCTGGACTCAGTGCAGAGCTCAGTCATGGGCCACATGGAGAGAGTTCTTGAGTCTCGACAAGAACATGAGC AGAGACGGTTAGAGCGGGCCCTGGCTGAGGGGCAGCAGCGTAGTGGGCAGCTGCAGGAGCATTTGTCACAGCAGTTGTCCCAGGCCCTGTCCTCAGCGGTAGCAGGCCGACTGGAGCGCACAGTTAGAGAGGAGATGAAGAAAACGGTTCCCCAGT GTGTCTCCAAAAGCTTGGAGCCAGTGACAAGCCAACTCAGTGGTACTGTGTCGGCCAAATTGACAGCAGTGGAAGGCACCCTAAAGGAGAATGTCACCAAGCTGGTCAAGTCCAAG AACCTGACCGATACGATTGCCCGTGCTGCTGCAGATACACTCCAGGGACCTATGCAGGCTGCTTACCGAGAGGCCTTCCAGAGCATTGTGCTGCCCACTTTTGAGAAGAGCTGCCAGGCCATGTTCCAGCAGATCAATGACAGCTTCAAGCTTGGTACCCAGGAAT ACCTGCAGCAGTTAGAGAACCACATGAAGAGTCGGAAGGCAAGAGAACAGGAAGCACGAGAGCCGGTGCTAGCTCAGCTTCGAGGACTGGTGGGCACCTTGCAGAGTGCCACAGAACAGATGGCAGCCACTGTGAGCAGCAGCGTGCGGGCTGAGGTCCAGCACCAACTCCACATTGCTGTGAGCAA CATGCAGGAGTCAATCCTGTCCCAGGTGCAGCGTATCATCAAGGGGGAAGTGAGTCTGGCCATGAAGGAGCAACAGGCAGCAGTTACTTCCAGCATCATGCAGGCCATGCGTTCTGCTGCTGGCACACCCATCCCAGCTGCCCACCTAGACTGCCAGGCCCAGCAGGCACATATCTTGCAGATGTTGCAGCAGGGCCACCTCAACCAGGCTTTCCAACAG GCCCTGACAGCAGCTGACCTGAACCTGGTGCTCTTTGTATGTGAGACTGTGGATCCCCAGCAGGTGTTTGGCCAGCCACCTTGTCCTCTGTCCCAGCCTGTCCTGCTTTCTCTCATCCAGCAGCTCTCCTCTGACCTGGGAACCCGCACAGAACTCAAATTCAG CTACTTGGAGGAAGCTGTAATGCACCTGGACCACAGTGACCCTATCACCAGGGACCACATGGGCTCAGTCATGGCCCAGGTGCGGCAGAAGTTATTCCAGTTTCTACAGGCTGAGCCTCACAACTCACTCAGCAAGGCTGCCAGGCGCCTCACCATCATGTTGCAGGGCCTAGCTGTCCCTGGTCTCAACTAG
- the EDC4 gene encoding enhancer of mRNA-decapping protein 4 isoform X9 has protein sequence MASSCTSIDIEDATQHLRDILKLDRPPGGSGTESQRTSSSYNGDLNGLLVPDPLSSGDGTVLAKPSHRLAPLASLEEKQVICLSGDDSSTCIGISAKEVEIVASSDSNISSKARGSNKVKIQPVAKYDWEQKYYYGNLIAVSNSFLAYAIRGASNGSAMVRVISVSTAERTLLKGFTGSVADLAFAHLNSPQLACLDESGSLFVWRLAMENNKIQEEIVVNIKRSEGTPLNHFRRIIWCPYIPEENEESSEEGSQTLALLHEDRAEVWDLDILRANNSSWPVDVSHVKEGFIVVKGHSTCLSEGALSPDGTVLATASHDGFVKFWQIYIEGQDEPRCLHEWKPHDGRPLSCLLFCDNHKKQDPEVPFWRFLITGADQNRELKMWCTVSWTCLQTIRFCPDMFSSVSVLPSLKACLDLSAEYLILSDVQRKVLYVMELLQNQEEGRAYFSSISEFLLTHPVLSFGIQVVSRCRLRHTEVLPAEEEGDSLSTEGSHGAGTVESAAGVLIKLFCVHTKALQDVQIRFQPQQSPDVVAPLPSHSSREDFGFGEHLPELNSESLASGQGSGQGSQPDLRRIADLPVPSDFLSLTNEAKPKLMTPDAFMTPSASLQQITVSPGSSGSSLTAVTALNTTSATDTTMPRPPEELTLSPKLQLDSSLTLSSSSSSLQASPRGHSVLIPGLSDKLATKGPSQVPQGNPSLSLELQEVEPLVVPQASPTRARSPDVISSASTALSQDIPEIASEALSRGFGTTAPEGLEPDSMASAASALHLLSPRPRPGPEHGPQHSLDGSPGEGERRSTPSLLETALSQETGASDSKAWPAAPDITRETRNSLADSPRDDVQEKHKGSSYHRHAYHLLQQDSQDASAEQRDLAQGPRLVEHQAAEPPEEWLAVVRGQQRELAELRQSHAELLQRLTDQLDSVQSSVMGHMERVLESRQEHEQRRLERALAEGQQRSGQLQEHLSQQLSQALSSAVAGRLERTVREEMKKTVPQCVSKSLEPVTSQLSGTVSAKLTAVEGTLKENVTKLVKSKNLTDTIARAAADTLQGPMQAAYREAFQSIVLPTFEKSCQAMFQQINDSFKLGTQEYLQQLENHMKSRKAREQEAREPVLAQLRGLVGTLQSATEQMAATVSSSVRAEVQHQLHIAVSNMQESILSQVQRIIKGEVSLAMKEQQAAVTSSIMQAMRSAAGTPIPAAHLDCQAQQAHILQMLQQGHLNQAFQQALTAADLNLVLFVCETVDPQQVFGQPPCPLSQPVLLSLIQQLSSDLGTRTELKFSYLEEAVMHLDHSDPITRDHMGSVMAQVRQKLFQFLQAEPHNSLSKAARRLTIMLQGLAVPGLN, from the exons ATGGCCTCGTCCTGCACCAGTATCGACATCGAGGACGCCACGCAGCATCTGCGGGACATCCTAAAGCTGGACCGTCCGCCTGGAG GCTCAGGCACAGAGAGCCAGCGAACATCCAGCTCCTATAATGGAGATCTGAATGGACTTCTGGTGCCAGACCCCCTTTCTTCTGGTGATGGAACTGTGCTGGCCAAGCCGAGTCACAGGCTAGCACCCTTGGCCAGCCTAGAGGAGAAGCAGGTCAT TTGCCTTTCTGGAGATGATAGCTCAACTTGCATTGGGATCTCAGCAAAAGAGGTGGAAATAGTGGCTAGCAGTGACTCTAACATCTCAAGCAAGGCTCGAGGGAGCAACAAG GTAAAAATCCAGCCAGTGGCCAAGTATGACTGGGAACAGAAATATTATTATGGCAACCTGATCGCTGTGTCTAATTCCTTCTTGGCATATGCCATCCGAG GTGCCAGCAATGGCTCAGCCATGGTGCGGGTGATCAGTGTCAGCACAGCAGAACGCACACTGCTGAAGGGCTTCACAGGAAGTGTGGCCGACTTAGCCTTCGCTCACCTCAACTCCCCCCAGTTGGCCTGCCTGGATGAATCTGGCAGCCTTTTTGTGTGGCGCCTGGCCATGGAGAACAACAAGATTCA AGAGGAGATTGTGGTGAACATTAAACGTTCAGAGGGCACACCATTGAATCACTTCCGAAGGATCATCTGGTGTCCTTATATCccggaggaaaatgaggaaagcaGTGAGGAGGGCAGCCAGACTCTGGCCCTGCTGCATGAAGACAGG gCTGAGGTGTGGGACCTGGACATTCTCCGAGCCAACAATAGCTCCTGGCCTGTGGATGTCAGCCAtgtcaaggaaggcttcatagTGGTTAAGGGCCATAGCACG TGCCTGAGTGAAGGAGCTCTCTCCCCTGATGGGACTGTTCTAGCCACTGCAAGTCATGATGGCTTTGTCAAGTTCTGGCAAATCTATATAGAGGGCCAAGATGAGCCAAG GTGTCTCCATGAATGGAAGCCTCATGATGGCAGGCccctctcctgccttcttttctgtGACAACCACAAGAAACAAGACCCTGA AGTCCCCTTCTGGAGGTTCCTCATCACAGGAGCTGACCAAAACAGGGAACTGAAGATGTGGTGTACAGTATCATGGACCTGCTTGCAGACCATCCG CTTTTGTCCAGATATGTTTAGTTCAGTGAGTGTGCTTCCCAGTCTCAAGGCCTGTCTGGATCTTTCGGCTGAATACCTTATCCTCAGTGATGTGCAGAGAAAG GTGCTGTATGTGATGGAGCTGCTGCAAAACCAGGAAGAGGGCAGAGCTTACTTCAGTTCTATTTCTGAGTTCCTGCTTACCCACCCTGTGCTGAGCTTTGGAATTCAGGTTGTGAGCCGCTGTCGGCTTCGGCACACGGAGGTTCTCCCAGCTGAGGAGGAGGGGGACAGCTTGAGCACAG AGGGCTCCCATGGTGCTGGCACAGTGGAGTCAGCAGCTGGTGTACTTATCAAGCTCTTCTGTGTCCACACCAA GGCCCTGCAGGATGTTCAGATTCGCTTCCAGCCCCAGCAAAGCCCTGATGTGGTAGCCCCACTCCCTTCTCACTCATCCCGGGAAGATTTTG GATTTGGCGAGCACCTGCCAGAATTGAACTCGGAAAGTCTGGCCTCTGGCCAGGGTTCTGGCCAGGGCTCTCAGCCTGACCTTCGGCGAATTGCTGACCTGCCTGTCCCTTCGGACTTTCTCAGCTTGACTAATGAGGCCAAGCCCAAGCTCATGACTCCTGATGCCTTCATGACCCCGAGCGCCTCTCTGCAGCAG ATTACAGTGTCCCCAGGAAGCAGTGGGAGCTCTTTAACAGCTGTGACAGCCTTGAATACCACCTCAGCCACAGATACAACCATGCCTAG GCCACCTGAGGAGCTGACCCTGAGCCCCAAGCTGCAGCTAGACAGCAGTCTGACCctgagcagcagcagtagcagcctTCAGGCTAGTCCCCGCGGCCACAGCGTCCTCATCCCAGGCCTCTCTGATAAACTAGCCACTAAGGGGCCCAGCCAG GTCCCACAAGGGAACCCATCACTGTCCCTGGAGCTGCAGGAGGTAGAGCCCTTGGTGGTGCCACAGGCCTCTCCGACCCGGGCCCGCTCCCCCGACGTCATCTCCTCAGCCTCCACAGCCCTGTCCCAGGACATCCCTGAGATTGCCTCAGAGGCTCTATCCCGAGGCTTTGGCACCACTGCTCCTGAGGGCCTTGAGCCTGACAGCATGGCATCTGCCGCCTCGGCCCTCCACCTGCTATCCCCCCGACCCCGGCCTGGCCCTGAACATGGCCCCCAGCACAGTCTGGATGGGAGtcctggggagggggagaggcgGAGCACACCTTCCCTACTGGAGACGGCGCTGAGCCAGGAGACTGGTGCTTCTGACAGTAAGGCCTGGCCTGCTGCACCTGATATCACCCGGGAAACCCGCAACAGCCTGGCTGACAG TCCCAGGGATGATGTTCAGGAGAAACACAAGGGCTCTTCCTACCACCGGCACGCCTACCATCTGCTACAACAAGATAGTCAGGATGCCAGCGCTGAGCAGAG AGATTTGGCCCAGGGTCCCCGACTAGTAGAACACCAG GCAGCAGAACCTCCTGAAGAATGGCTGGCTGTGGTTCGAGGACAGCAGCGGGAGCTTGCCGAGCTCCGACAGAGTCATGCAGAGCTACTGCAGCGGCTAACAGACCAGCTGGACTCAGTGCAGAGCTCAGTCATGGGCCACATGGAGAGAGTTCTTGAGTCTCGACAAGAACATGAGC AGAGACGGTTAGAGCGGGCCCTGGCTGAGGGGCAGCAGCGTAGTGGGCAGCTGCAGGAGCATTTGTCACAGCAGTTGTCCCAGGCCCTGTCCTCAGCGGTAGCAGGCCGACTGGAGCGCACAGTTAGAGAGGAGATGAAGAAAACGGTTCCCCAGT GTGTCTCCAAAAGCTTGGAGCCAGTGACAAGCCAACTCAGTGGTACTGTGTCGGCCAAATTGACAGCAGTGGAAGGCACCCTAAAGGAGAATGTCACCAAGCTGGTCAAGTCCAAG AACCTGACCGATACGATTGCCCGTGCTGCTGCAGATACACTCCAGGGACCTATGCAGGCTGCTTACCGAGAGGCCTTCCAGAGCATTGTGCTGCCCACTTTTGAGAAGAGCTGCCAGGCCATGTTCCAGCAGATCAATGACAGCTTCAAGCTTGGTACCCAGGAAT ACCTGCAGCAGTTAGAGAACCACATGAAGAGTCGGAAGGCAAGAGAACAGGAAGCACGAGAGCCGGTGCTAGCTCAGCTTCGAGGACTGGTGGGCACCTTGCAGAGTGCCACAGAACAGATGGCAGCCACTGTGAGCAGCAGCGTGCGGGCTGAGGTCCAGCACCAACTCCACATTGCTGTGAGCAA CATGCAGGAGTCAATCCTGTCCCAGGTGCAGCGTATCATCAAGGGGGAAGTGAGTCTGGCCATGAAGGAGCAACAGGCAGCAGTTACTTCCAGCATCATGCAGGCCATGCGTTCTGCTGCTGGCACACCCATCCCAGCTGCCCACCTAGACTGCCAGGCCCAGCAGGCACATATCTTGCAGATGTTGCAGCAGGGCCACCTCAACCAGGCTTTCCAACAG GCCCTGACAGCAGCTGACCTGAACCTGGTGCTCTTTGTATGTGAGACTGTGGATCCCCAGCAGGTGTTTGGCCAGCCACCTTGTCCTCTGTCCCAGCCTGTCCTGCTTTCTCTCATCCAGCAGCTCTCCTCTGACCTGGGAACCCGCACAGAACTCAAATTCAG CTACTTGGAGGAAGCTGTAATGCACCTGGACCACAGTGACCCTATCACCAGGGACCACATGGGCTCAGTCATGGCCCAGGTGCGGCAGAAGTTATTCCAGTTTCTACAGGCTGAGCCTCACAACTCACTCAGCAAGGCTGCCAGGCGCCTCACCATCATGTTGCAGGGCCTAGCTGTCCCTGGTCTCAACTAG